The proteins below come from a single Acinonyx jubatus isolate Ajub_Pintada_27869175 chromosome A1, VMU_Ajub_asm_v1.0, whole genome shotgun sequence genomic window:
- the ZFYVE16 gene encoding zinc finger FYVE domain-containing protein 16 isoform X1 encodes MDSYFKAAVSDLDRLLDDFEQNPDEQDYLRDVQNVYDSNHCSVSSELASSLLPKDQQCINCCASSETCYETNQISLNKTLEGLTSIQNEKNVTGLDLLSSVDGGTSDEIQPLYMGRCSKPVCDLISDMGNLVHVTNSEEDIKQLLPDDFKSSADSLIGLDLSSVSETLHASSTDRDNNTVREEQNDVHSELQNREISGAEELGMKVDTTPSDSCNYSGKENLKDKKISNQLEPVIDGFNMPSALTQQSSKMFDTKDNLQRKNQPCELLKADSCLVEDEVDVAVIAATECLKEGDCTSAVPCSVPKNEDLYLHDSNSKDENFKLPDFSFQEDRTAVFVKQSAKEDSRNIGLKDNQDTIQDSSPALQVSDEEIYSSLTCLPVPGSLCGSLIETKAHGDCLSQNEHKDNIQDTVTVHEEVQKSVILGGEPLKETDHLKQEKCENVIEKVGDRKEESNQMVIRVESLDYPGNTNSSTATESQLELSGADAPEFPDGCEGLPFLSTDINGQDLDYFNIDEGMKSGTLISDAELDAFLTEQYLQTSNIKAFEENVNDSKSEMNQIDVKGLDDGNVSNTYFNAETGATGESLGINMICETVDKQNTTENGGLSLGEKSTIANEQGLPNNKSEIMNELSVSDINSQSVHIGGARPKQLFSIPSRPGSSKEPGKPDVPNIPESEPSTTNTIVPTTCTTDSTADPQVSFNSNYIDIESNFEGGSTFITVSQESLPVNTCKEGLVLGLKQPTWVPDSEAPNCMNCQVKFTFTKRRHHCRACGKVFCGVCCNRKCKLQYLEKEARVCVVCFESISKAQAFERMMSPTGSNLKSNHSDECANIQPLQESQTSSIPSPTTLPISALKQPSVEGLCSKEQKRVWFADGILPNGEVADTTKLSSGSKRCPEDVSPLLPDMPLTVNTVDHAHSTAVEKANNEIGEITSDIIRSPISQVPSVEKLPINTGTEGLPTSCSFTLNDDVFAEIEGPPTPTDVLVHSNLPVASTSDYRLLCDIDKNVCNKISLLPNDEDSLPPLMVASGEKGSVPVIEEHPSHEQIILLLESKSFRPVTFVLNANLLVNVKLVFYSSDKYWYFSTNGLHGLGQAEIIILLLCLPNEDAIPTDIFKLFITIYKDALKGKYIENLDNITFTESFLSSKDHGGFLFITPTFQKLDDLLLPSNPFLCGILIQKLEIPWAKVFPMRLMLRLGAEYKVYPAPLTSIRGRKPLFGEIGHTIMNLLVDLRNYQYTLHNIDQLLIHMEMGKSCIKIPRKKYNDVMKVINSSNEHVISIGASFSTEADSHLVCIQNDGIYQTQANSATGHPRKVTGASFVVFNGALKTSSGFLAKSSIVEDGLMVQITPETMDGLRLALREQKDFKITCGKVDAVDLREYVDICWVDSEEKGNKGVISSVDGISLQGFPSEKIKLEADFETDEKTVKCTEVFYFLKDQDLSISATRYQFAKEIAMACSAALCPHLKTLKSNGMNKIGLRVSTDTDMVEFQAGSDGRLLPQHYLNDLDSALIPVLHGGTSSSTSLPLEIELVFFIIENLF; translated from the exons ATGAACAAGATTATCTCCGAGATGTGCAAAATGTATATGATTCTAACCACTGTTCAGTTTCTTCAGAGTTGGCTTCCTCCCTACTACCAAAGGATCAACAATGCATTAATTGTTGTGCCTCATCAGAAACATGCTATGAAACAAATCAGATTTCTCTGAACAAAACACTTGAGGGACTAACTtctatacaaaatgaaaaaaatgtaacaggACTTGATCTGCTTTCTTCTGTGGATGGTGGCACTTCAGATGAAATCCAGCCTCTGTATATGGGACGATGTAGTAAACCTGTCTGTGACCTGATAAGTGACATGGGTAATTTAGTTCATGTAACAAATAGTGAAGAAGATATTAAACAATTATTGCCAGATGATTTTAAGTCTAGTGCAGATTCTTTGATTGGATTGGATTTATCTTCAGTGTCAGAAACTCTTCATGCCTCTTCAACAGACCGTGATAATAATACTGTCAGAGAGGAACAGAATGATGTCCACTCTGAATTACAAAATAGAGAAATTAGTGGAGCTGAAGAATTGGGTATGAAAGTAGATACAACACCTTCAGATTCATGTAATTACAGcggaaaagagaatttaaaggaTAAAAAGATCTCTAATCAGTTAGAACCAGTTATTGATGGTTTTAACATGCCATCTGCTTTGACTCAACAAAGTTCTAAAATGTTTGATACCAAAGACAACCTACAACGCAAGAACCAGCCATGTGAATTACTAAAAGCTGATAGCTGTTTGGTGGAAGATGAAGTAGATGTGGCAGTCATAGCTGCCACAGAATGTTTAAAAGAAGGAGACTGCACAAGTGCTGTGCCCTGCAGTGTTccaaaaaatgaagatttatacTTACATGACTCAAATTCAAAAGATGAAAATTTCAAATTACCTGACTTTTCCTTTCAGGAAGATAGGACTGCTGTATTTGTAAAACAATCTGCAAAAGAAGACTCAAGAAATATAGGTCTTAAAGATAATCAAGATACAATCCAAGATTCCTCTCCAGCTTTACAGGTTTCAGATGAAGAGATCTATTCCTCATTGACCTGTCTTCCAGTACCTGGGTCTTTGTGTGGATCATTAATTGAAACTAAAGCACATGGTGATTGTTTATCACAGAATGAACATAAAGATAACATACAAGACACAGTGACAGTCCATGAAGAAGTACAGAAGAGTGTTATTCTGGGTGGGGAACCGTTGAAGGAGACTGATCAtttgaaacaggaaaaatgtgaaaatgtaatTGAAAAGGTGGGAGATAGAAAGGAAGAGTCCAACCAGATGGTAATCAGAGTTGAATCTTTGGATTACCCTGGTAACACAAATTCTTCTACAGCTACAGAATCTCAATTGGAGCTTTCTGGTGCTGATGCCCCAGAGTTTCCTGATGGTTGTGAAGGTCTCCCTTTTTTAAGCACTGATATCAATGGGCAAGACTTAGATTACTTTAATATTGATGAAGGTATGAAAAGTGGAACACTAATTAGTGATGCTGAACTTGATGCCTTTCTAACTGAACAGTATCTTCAGACTAGTAACATAAAAGCCTttgaagaaaatgtgaatgaCTCAAAATCTGAAATGAATCAGATAGATGTGAAAGGCCTAGATGATGGAAATGTCAGTAATACATATTTCAATGCTGAAACAGGAGCTACTGGGGAAAGTCTTGGTATTAATATGATTTGTGAAACAGTtgataaacaaaatacaacagaaaatggTGGCCtttctttaggggaaaaaagtacaATTGCAAATGAACAAGGGTTACCTAACAATAAATCTGAGATTATGAATGAATTATCAGTCTCTGATATTAATAGTCAGTCTGTTCATATTGGAGGGGCTAGACCTAAGCAGTTGTTTAGCATTCCATCAAGACCAGGGAGTTCAAAGGAACCAGGTAAACCAGATGTTCCAAATATCCCTGAAAGCGAACCCAGCACAACAAATACGATTGTTCCAACCACTTGTACTACTGATTCTACAGCTGATCCTCAGGTTAGCTTCAACTCTAATTACATTGATATAGAAAGTAATTTTGAAGGTGGATCCACTTTTATAACTGTGAGTCAAGAATCTCTACCTGTAAACACTTGCAAAGAAGGCCTGGTTTTGGGCCTAAAACAACCTACTTGGGTTCCTGATTCAGAAGCTCCAAACTGTATGAACTGCCAGGTCAAATTTACTTTTACGAAAAGGCGACACCACTGCCGAGCATGTGGGAAA gTCTTTTGTGGTGTCTGTTGTAATAGGAAGTGTAAACTGCAATATCTAGAAAAGGAAGCAAGAGTATGTGTAGTCTGCTTTGAGTCTATAAGTAAAG CTCAGGCATTCGAAAGGATGATGAGTCCAACTGGTTCTAATCTTAAATCTAATCATTCTGATGAATGTGCCAACATCCAGCCTCTTCAGGAGAGTCAGACATCCAGTATACCTTCACCTACAACTTTACCGATCTCAGCCCTTAAACAACCAAGTGTTGAAG GATTATGCTCCAAAGAACAGAAGAGAGTATGGTTCGCAGATGGTATACTTCCCAATGGTGAGGTTGCAGATACAACAAAATTATCATCTGGAAGTAAAAGATGTCCTGAAGACGTTAGTCCTCTCTTGCCTGATATGCCCTTG ACAGTAAACACAGTGGATCATGCCCATTCTACTGCAGTGGAGAAAGCAAACAATGAGATAGGAGAGATTACAAGTGACATAATTCGGAGTCCTATTTCTCAGGTTCCATCTGTGGAAAAACTGCCTATAAACACAGGAACTGAGGGGTTACCTACTTCTTGTTCTTTTACACTAAATGATGatgtttttgcagaaattgagGGACCACCTACTCCTACTGATGTCTTAGTTCACAGCAATTTACCTGTTGCTAGTACTTCGGATTATAGGTTACTGTGTGATATTGACAAGAATGTTTGCAATAAGATTAGTCTTCTACCTAATGATGAGGACAGTTTGCCCCCTCTTATGGTTGCATCTGGAGAAAAGGGATCAG TGCCTGTAATAGAAGAACACCCGTCTCATGAGCAAATCATTTTGCTTCTTGAAAGCAAAAGTTTTCGTCCTGTTACATTTGTCTTAAATGCTAATCTACTCGTGAATGTCAAGTTAGTATTTT ATTCCTCAGACAAATATTGGTACTTCTCAACCAATGGATTGCATGGCTTGGGACAGGCAGAAataattattctattattatgTTTGCCAAATGAAGATGCTATTCCGACCGACATCTTCAAACTATTTATCACCATCTATAAGGATGCTCTAAAAG gaaaatacatagaaaactTGGACAATATTACTTTTACTGAGAGTTTTCTCAGTAGCAAGGATCATGGAGGATTTCTGTTTATTACACCTACTTTTCAGAAACTTGATGATCTCCTATTACCAAGTAATCCTTTTCTTTGTGGAATTCTTATCCAGAAGCTAGAGATTCCCTGGGCAAAGGTTTTTCCTATGCGTTTAATGTTGAGACTGGGTGCAGAATATAAAG TATATCCTGCTCCTCTAACAAGTATCAGAGGCCGAAAACCTCTTTTTGGAGAAATAGGACATACTATTATGAACTTACTTGTT GACCTTCGAAATTACCAGTATACCTTACATAACATAGACCAGCTATTGATTCATATGGAAATGGGGAAGAGCTGCATAAAAATACCTCGGAAAAAATACAATGAT gtgaTGAAAGTTATAAATTCTTCTAATGAGCATGTCATTAGCATTGGAGCTAGTTTTAGTACTGAAGCAGATTCTCACCTAGTCTGTATACAGAATGATGGCATTTATCAAACACAGGCCAACAGTGCCACTGGCCATCCTAGAAAAG tgacAGGTGCAAGTTTTGTGGTATTCAATGGAGCTCTCAAAACATCTTCAGGATTTCTTGCTAAGTCCAGCATAGTTGAAg ATGGCTTAATGGTACAAATAACACCAGAGACCATGGATGGCTTGCGACTAGCTCTACGAGAACAGAAAGACTTTAAAATTACGTGTGGGAAAGTTGATGCTGTAGACCTCAGAGAATATGTGGATATCTGCTGGGTAGAttctgaagagaaaggaaacaaagg TGTTATTAGTTCGGTGGATGGAATATCATTACAAGGATTtccaagtgaaaaaataaaactggaagcaGATTTTGAAACTGATGAGAAGACTGTAAAGTGTACTGAG GTGTTCTACTTTCTAAAGGACCAGGATTTATCTATTTCAGCAACTCGTTATCAGTTTGCAAAAGAAATAGCCATGGCTTGTAGTGCTGCACTGTGTCCTCACCTGAAAACTCTGAAGAGTAATGGGATGAATAAAATTGGTCTCAGAGTTTCCACTGATACTGATATG gttgaaTTTCAGGCAGGATCTGATGGCCGACTTCTTCCTCAGCATTATTTAAATGATCTTGATAGTGCTCTAATCCCTGTACTCCATGGTGGGACCTCCAGCTCTACTAGTTTACCattagaaatagaattagtatttttcattatagaaaatctTTTTTAG
- the ZFYVE16 gene encoding zinc finger FYVE domain-containing protein 16 isoform X2, giving the protein MDSYFKAAVSDLDRLLDDFEQNPDEQDYLRDVQNVYDSNHCSVSSELASSLLPKDQQCINCCASSETCYETNQISLNKTLEGLTSIQNEKNVTGLDLLSSVDGGTSDEIQPLYMGRCSKPVCDLISDMGNLVHVTNSEEDIKQLLPDDFKSSADSLIGLDLSSVSETLHASSTDRDNNTVREEQNDVHSELQNREISGAEELGMKVDTTPSDSCNYSGKENLKDKKISNQLEPVIDGFNMPSALTQQSSKMFDTKDNLQRKNQPCELLKADSCLVEDEVDVAVIAATECLKEGDCTSAVPCSVPKNEDLYLHDSNSKDENFKLPDFSFQEDRTAVFVKQSAKEDSRNIGLKDNQDTIQDSSPALQVSDEEIYSSLTCLPVPGSLCGSLIETKAHGDCLSQNEHKDNIQDTVTVHEEVQKSVILGGEPLKETDHLKQEKCENVIEKVGDRKEESNQMVIRVESLDYPGNTNSSTATESQLELSGADAPEFPDGCEGLPFLSTDINGQDLDYFNIDEGMKSGTLISDAELDAFLTEQYLQTSNIKAFEENVNDSKSEMNQIDVKGLDDGNVSNTYFNAETGATGESLGINMICETVDKQNTTENGGLSLGEKSTIANEQGLPNNKSEIMNELSVSDINSQSVHIGGARPKQLFSIPSRPGSSKEPGKPDVPNIPESEPSTTNTIVPTTCTTDSTADPQVSFNSNYIDIESNFEGGSTFITVSQESLPVNTCKEGLVLGLKQPTWVPDSEAPNCMNCQVKFTFTKRRHHCRACGKVFCGVCCNRKCKLQYLEKEARVCVVCFESISKGEY; this is encoded by the exons ATGAACAAGATTATCTCCGAGATGTGCAAAATGTATATGATTCTAACCACTGTTCAGTTTCTTCAGAGTTGGCTTCCTCCCTACTACCAAAGGATCAACAATGCATTAATTGTTGTGCCTCATCAGAAACATGCTATGAAACAAATCAGATTTCTCTGAACAAAACACTTGAGGGACTAACTtctatacaaaatgaaaaaaatgtaacaggACTTGATCTGCTTTCTTCTGTGGATGGTGGCACTTCAGATGAAATCCAGCCTCTGTATATGGGACGATGTAGTAAACCTGTCTGTGACCTGATAAGTGACATGGGTAATTTAGTTCATGTAACAAATAGTGAAGAAGATATTAAACAATTATTGCCAGATGATTTTAAGTCTAGTGCAGATTCTTTGATTGGATTGGATTTATCTTCAGTGTCAGAAACTCTTCATGCCTCTTCAACAGACCGTGATAATAATACTGTCAGAGAGGAACAGAATGATGTCCACTCTGAATTACAAAATAGAGAAATTAGTGGAGCTGAAGAATTGGGTATGAAAGTAGATACAACACCTTCAGATTCATGTAATTACAGcggaaaagagaatttaaaggaTAAAAAGATCTCTAATCAGTTAGAACCAGTTATTGATGGTTTTAACATGCCATCTGCTTTGACTCAACAAAGTTCTAAAATGTTTGATACCAAAGACAACCTACAACGCAAGAACCAGCCATGTGAATTACTAAAAGCTGATAGCTGTTTGGTGGAAGATGAAGTAGATGTGGCAGTCATAGCTGCCACAGAATGTTTAAAAGAAGGAGACTGCACAAGTGCTGTGCCCTGCAGTGTTccaaaaaatgaagatttatacTTACATGACTCAAATTCAAAAGATGAAAATTTCAAATTACCTGACTTTTCCTTTCAGGAAGATAGGACTGCTGTATTTGTAAAACAATCTGCAAAAGAAGACTCAAGAAATATAGGTCTTAAAGATAATCAAGATACAATCCAAGATTCCTCTCCAGCTTTACAGGTTTCAGATGAAGAGATCTATTCCTCATTGACCTGTCTTCCAGTACCTGGGTCTTTGTGTGGATCATTAATTGAAACTAAAGCACATGGTGATTGTTTATCACAGAATGAACATAAAGATAACATACAAGACACAGTGACAGTCCATGAAGAAGTACAGAAGAGTGTTATTCTGGGTGGGGAACCGTTGAAGGAGACTGATCAtttgaaacaggaaaaatgtgaaaatgtaatTGAAAAGGTGGGAGATAGAAAGGAAGAGTCCAACCAGATGGTAATCAGAGTTGAATCTTTGGATTACCCTGGTAACACAAATTCTTCTACAGCTACAGAATCTCAATTGGAGCTTTCTGGTGCTGATGCCCCAGAGTTTCCTGATGGTTGTGAAGGTCTCCCTTTTTTAAGCACTGATATCAATGGGCAAGACTTAGATTACTTTAATATTGATGAAGGTATGAAAAGTGGAACACTAATTAGTGATGCTGAACTTGATGCCTTTCTAACTGAACAGTATCTTCAGACTAGTAACATAAAAGCCTttgaagaaaatgtgaatgaCTCAAAATCTGAAATGAATCAGATAGATGTGAAAGGCCTAGATGATGGAAATGTCAGTAATACATATTTCAATGCTGAAACAGGAGCTACTGGGGAAAGTCTTGGTATTAATATGATTTGTGAAACAGTtgataaacaaaatacaacagaaaatggTGGCCtttctttaggggaaaaaagtacaATTGCAAATGAACAAGGGTTACCTAACAATAAATCTGAGATTATGAATGAATTATCAGTCTCTGATATTAATAGTCAGTCTGTTCATATTGGAGGGGCTAGACCTAAGCAGTTGTTTAGCATTCCATCAAGACCAGGGAGTTCAAAGGAACCAGGTAAACCAGATGTTCCAAATATCCCTGAAAGCGAACCCAGCACAACAAATACGATTGTTCCAACCACTTGTACTACTGATTCTACAGCTGATCCTCAGGTTAGCTTCAACTCTAATTACATTGATATAGAAAGTAATTTTGAAGGTGGATCCACTTTTATAACTGTGAGTCAAGAATCTCTACCTGTAAACACTTGCAAAGAAGGCCTGGTTTTGGGCCTAAAACAACCTACTTGGGTTCCTGATTCAGAAGCTCCAAACTGTATGAACTGCCAGGTCAAATTTACTTTTACGAAAAGGCGACACCACTGCCGAGCATGTGGGAAA gTCTTTTGTGGTGTCTGTTGTAATAGGAAGTGTAAACTGCAATATCTAGAAAAGGAAGCAAGAGTATGTGTAGTCTGCTTTGAGTCTATAAGTAAAGGTGAGTATTAA